CTTTCGATGCCGCGCAGTTCCGCCAGGCCCTTCAGGCGGCCGATCGCCGGATAGCCTGGCTGTGCGCCGCGGGTCAGATCGTCGAGGATCTCCTGGCCGTGATCCGGGCGCATCGGAATCTGGTGGTCCGCACGGCCCTCGGCGCGGCGCCGCTGCTCCTCTTTGAGCAGCCCGGCGATCACCGCCACCATGTCGGTACCCCCCTCCAGATGCTCGTCCTCATAGAAGGAGCAAGGCGTCCGCTCCTCCTCGCGGCGGACATTGCGGAGATGGACGAAGTGGATGCGTGGGGCGAATTGGCGGACCATGGCCGGCAGATCATTTGCCGCCAGGGCGCCGAGCGAGCCGGTGCAGAAGGTGACGCCGTTCGCGGGGCTATCGACCTCGCTGAGCATGAAGGCATAGTCTTCCGCCGTCGAGAGAATGCGCGGCAGGCCGAGCAGCGCCCATGGCGGATCGTCCGGATGGGCGCAGATGTTGACGCCGGCCCGTTCGGCGACCGGCGTCACCTCGGCGAGGAAATCGACGAGGTGGCGCTGGAGCTTTTCGCGTCCGATGCCTGAATAGGTCTGTAGATGCTCGCGGAGCTGCGGCAGGCTGTAGCCGTCGGCCGAGCCCGGAAGTCCGGCGCCGATGTTGCGGGAAAGCGCGAGCCGCCGCTCCTCCGTCATCTCGCCAAAGCGTCGCGCCGCCTGTTCACGCGTCGCTTCGTCATAGTCGTCAAGCGCGCCCGGCCGCTCAAGCAGATGGAGATCGAAAGCCGCGAAGTCGATGCGGTCGAAGCGCATGGCTTTCGCGCCGTGGCGGGCGGTCCAGCGCAGGTCGGTGCGCGTCCAGTCGAGGACCGGCATGAAATTGTAGCAGACGGTGCGGATGCCGGCAGAGGACAGGCGGCGCAGTGTCTCCTGCCAATTGGCGAGGTGCTCGCGCCAGCGGCCTGTCTGTGTCTTGATGCTTTCGGATACGGGAACGCTTTCCACCACCTCCCATTCGAGGCCGCCCTCGCGGACCTCTCGCTGCCGCTTTTCGATCTCCGCGACGGGCCAGA
The Ensifer sp. WSM1721 genome window above contains:
- the uxuA gene encoding mannonate dehydratase encodes the protein MRHTWRWFGPVDRVSVQDAAQAGAQGIVSALHHIATGAVWPVAEIEKRQREVREGGLEWEVVESVPVSESIKTQTGRWREHLANWQETLRRLSSAGIRTVCYNFMPVLDWTRTDLRWTARHGAKAMRFDRIDFAAFDLHLLERPGALDDYDEATREQAARRFGEMTEERRLALSRNIGAGLPGSADGYSLPQLREHLQTYSGIGREKLQRHLVDFLAEVTPVAERAGVNICAHPDDPPWALLGLPRILSTAEDYAFMLSEVDSPANGVTFCTGSLGALAANDLPAMVRQFAPRIHFVHLRNVRREEERTPCSFYEDEHLEGGTDMVAVIAGLLKEEQRRRAEGRADHQIPMRPDHGQEILDDLTRGAQPGYPAIGRLKGLAELRGIERALSHPIYGRV